From Cupriavidus sp. D39:
TAGTCTTTGCACACAAAACTTCAATGACGTGATGGCATATGACGGTCCAGCAATCGTACCGACCGCACTTGGCGGCGACGCTCCATTCATTCACATCTACACCTCCGGCACCACCGGCAAGCCCAAAGGGGTGGTGGTACCAATACGTGCAATAGCGGCCTTCCGCGCCTATGTTGAATTCGGAATCGGGCTGCGCGACGACGACGTCTACTGGTGCGCTGCGGATCCGGGCTGGGCTTATGGCCTCTACTTTGGCGTGATCGGCTCCCTCAGTACAGGCGTCCACAGCCTGATGCTCAAAGGCGGTTTCGATGCGGCGGCGACGTATCGCGTACTCGACGAATACCGTGTCACCAGCTTCGCCGCCGCACCGACTGTCTACCGTTCGCTCATGTGCTCCGATGTGCCCGCGCCGCGCGGCCTGAAGTTGCGGTGCGCTTCCAGCGCTGGGGAACCCCTGACACCTGACGTGAACGAATGGGCCCAGGCCGCACTGAGCGTCAAGGTCCATGACCACTATGGGCAGACCGAAGCCGGAATGCTGATTAACAATCATCACGATCCCCGCCTCGCCAGGCGGATACAACCAGGCTCAATGGGCATTGCCATGCCCGGATGGAAGGCTGTTGTCCTGGACCGTGCAGAAGATGTGGAAGTGCCGGCCGGTGAAGTCGGCCGCGTGGCATTCGAGATCGGCGAAAGCCCGTTTTCTTGGTTTTCCGGTTACGAAGGCGAACCAGAGAAGAGCGCCGAGAAGTTTGCCGCCGGCCGCAAGTACTATCTCTCTGGTGACCTGGGTCGGATGGACGACGCCGGCGCCTTCTTTTTTCCTCACGCGAGGACGACGTCATCATTATGGCGGGCTATCGCATCGGCCCCTTTGAGGTGGAATCGGTCATCTCCGCCCATCCCGCTGTTGCCGAATGTGCGGTCATTGCGATGCCCGACAAGATACGAGGTGAGGTCATCGAAGCCTACGTCGTGCTGCGATCCTCCGCCACGCCAGGGCCCGAGATGGCAGCGGAAATCCAACAGTGGGTCAAGAACCGCTACGCCGCCCATGCGTATCCGCGACAGGTCCATTTCGTCTTCGGGTTGCCGAAGACACCCAGCGGCAAGATCCAGCGGTTCGTCCTGCGTGA
This genomic window contains:
- a CDS encoding AMP-binding enzyme; this translates as MAGYRIGPFEVESVISAHPAVAECAVIAMPDKIRGEVIEAYVVLRSSATPGPEMAAEIQQWVKNRYAAHAYPRQVHFVFGLPKTPSGKIQRFVLREWRKNAVPADSPASLP